A genomic window from Gossypium hirsutum isolate 1008001.06 chromosome D10, Gossypium_hirsutum_v2.1, whole genome shotgun sequence includes:
- the LOC121222497 gene encoding KHG/KDPG aldolase isoform X1 — translation MVFTCTFPCNPVFQFQRLFTRSRLQQHHSAPPLSPSNLKPSSSSSSSHHYSHTFSLIQDSAVIACLRANSAEQAMEAARAAVNGGIAVLEIVRSTPGVFEVLQALANEYPTKAFGVGTVLTAEDAKTAIKAGAKFLMSPATVNDILDDVRDTDVLYMPGVMTPTEIYSAHNAGAKIVKIYPVSALGGVRYISAIRKPFSHIPMVASQGITIDSVGDYIAQGAISVVLSDAIFDKEAMSQNNFDAVNRLATSAALQGKTAVERKKR, via the exons ATGGTTTTCACATGCACCTTCCCTTGTAATCCTGTATTTCAATTCCAAAGACTATTTACAAGGAGCCGTCTTCAACAACACCACTCAGCCCCTCCATTATCACCTTCCAATCTCAagccttcttcttcttcttcctcatctCATCATTATAGCCATACTTTTTCTCTCATTCAAGACTCTGCTGTTATTGCATGCCTTCGTGCCAACAG TGCTGAGCAGGCTATGGAAGCTGCTCGTGCTGCGGTTAATGGTGGCATTGCAGTT CTGGAAATTGTGAGATCAACCCCTGGTGTTTTTGAG GTCTTGCAGGCTCTGGCTAATGAATATCCAACTAAGGCCTTTGGT GTTGGGACGGTTTTAACTGCTGAGGATGCTAAAACTGCTATAAAGGCCGGAGCCAAGTTTCTTATGAGTCCTGCTACGGTGAAT GACATTCTAGATGATGTTCGAGACACTGATGTTCTATATATGCCTGGTGTAATGACCCCAACTGAA ATATACTCTGCTCATAATGCTGGTGCCAAGATTGTCAAG ATTTATCCTGTTTCCGCATTAGGTGGCGTACGATACATATCAGCAATTAGGAAGCCTTTTTCTCACATCCCCATGGTTGCTTCCCAGGGCATAACTATAG ATTCAGTAGGTGACTATATCGCTCAGGGAGCTATATCAGTCGTTTTATCGGATGCCATTTTCGATAAGGAGGCGATGAGCCAAAACAACTTTGATGCCGTAAATCGACTTGCCACATCTGCAGCTTTGCAGGGCAAAACTGCTGTAGAAAG GAAGAAAAGATAA
- the LOC107916022 gene encoding polygalacturonase: MKLSGCNFHGVIVIVFVMLSISSTSAMTNFNVLNFGANPIGRTDSTDSFLKAWNAACSTADSTFIYVPKGRYLVGSLAFKGQCKSPQIIIRIDGTIVAPSDYGVLRKWENWVSFERVSGVSIIGQGAFDAKGPSLWACKASSSNSCPLGTTTLRFTNSNNITINGLTSLNSQMFHIAVNGCQNVQIQGVKIIAAGDSPNTDGIHVQLSTNVEIFNSSIKTGDDCISIGPGTKNLWIEQVTCGPGHGISIGSLAKDLEEEGVQNVTVKKTIFSGTQNGLRIKSWARPSSGFVQGVRFIDSVMRNVQNPIVIDQNYCPHSENCPGQVSGIKIKDIRYENIRGTSSTPIAIKFDCSPKNPCTEISLRNVNLTYLDKDAQSFCCNVVGKVFDLVRPNSCL, translated from the exons ATGAAGCTTTCTGGTTGTAATTTCCATGGAGTCATTGTGATTGTTTTCGTTATGTTAAGTATAAGTTCCACATCTGCAATGacgaattttaatgttttgaacttCGGCGCTAACCCCATTGGTCGAACCGATTCGACCGACAGTTTCCTCAAGGCATGGAATGCAGCCTGTAGCACGGCAGACTCGACCTTCATATATGTGCCGAAAGGGCGGTATTTGGTGGGTTCATTGGCTTTTAAAGGCCAATGCAAAAGCCCTCAGATCATCATAAGAATCGATGGTACCATTGTGGCTCCTTCGGATTATGGAGTGCTGAGAAAATGGGAAAATTGGGTTAGCTTTGAAAGAGTGAGCGGAGTCTCTATAATTGGTCAAGGTGCATTTGATGCTAAAGGACCCTCTCTTTGGGCTTGCAAGGCTTCCAGCTCTAACTCATGTCCTCTTGGAACCACG ACATTGCGATTTACCAATTCAAACAACATCACGATCAATGGGTTAACGTCTTTAAATAGCCAAATGTTTCACATTGCGGTTAATGGATGCCAAAATGTGCAAATCCAAGGAGTTAAGATTATTGCAGCCGGTGATAGCCCCAATACTGATGGCATCCATGTCCAATTGTCGACAAATGTGGAAATATTTAATAGCTCCATTAAAACCGGAGACGACTGCATCTCGATTGGCCCCGGCACAAAAAATTTATGGATCGAGCAAGTCACTTGTGGTCCCGGTCATGGCATTAG CATTGGAAGTTTAGCAAAGGATTTGGAAGAGGAAGGGGTCCAAAATGTTACAGTGAAGAAGACAATCTTTTCTGGCACCCAAAACGGATTGAGAATCAAATCATGGGCTAGGCCAAGTAGCGGATTTGTTCAAGGGGTTCGATTTATAGATTCCGTGATGAGAAATGTTCAAAACCCTATTGTGATTGATCAAAATTATTGCCCTCACAGCGAAAATTGTCCGGGTCAG GTTTCAGGAATAAAGATTAAAGATATCAGGTATGAGAATATAAGAGGAACATCATCGACACCTATAGCTATAAAATTTGATTGTAGTCCCAAGAATCCATGTACCGAAATAAGC
- the LOC121222497 gene encoding KHG/KDPG aldolase isoform X2, with protein sequence MPSCQQAMEAARAAVNGGIAVLEIVRSTPGVFEVLQALANEYPTKAFGVGTVLTAEDAKTAIKAGAKFLMSPATVNDILDDVRDTDVLYMPGVMTPTEIYSAHNAGAKIVKIYPVSALGGVRYISAIRKPFSHIPMVASQGITIDSVGDYIAQGAISVVLSDAIFDKEAMSQNNFDAVNRLATSAALQGKTAVERKKR encoded by the exons ATGCCTTCGTGCCAACAG GCTATGGAAGCTGCTCGTGCTGCGGTTAATGGTGGCATTGCAGTT CTGGAAATTGTGAGATCAACCCCTGGTGTTTTTGAG GTCTTGCAGGCTCTGGCTAATGAATATCCAACTAAGGCCTTTGGT GTTGGGACGGTTTTAACTGCTGAGGATGCTAAAACTGCTATAAAGGCCGGAGCCAAGTTTCTTATGAGTCCTGCTACGGTGAAT GACATTCTAGATGATGTTCGAGACACTGATGTTCTATATATGCCTGGTGTAATGACCCCAACTGAA ATATACTCTGCTCATAATGCTGGTGCCAAGATTGTCAAG ATTTATCCTGTTTCCGCATTAGGTGGCGTACGATACATATCAGCAATTAGGAAGCCTTTTTCTCACATCCCCATGGTTGCTTCCCAGGGCATAACTATAG ATTCAGTAGGTGACTATATCGCTCAGGGAGCTATATCAGTCGTTTTATCGGATGCCATTTTCGATAAGGAGGCGATGAGCCAAAACAACTTTGATGCCGTAAATCGACTTGCCACATCTGCAGCTTTGCAGGGCAAAACTGCTGTAGAAAG GAAGAAAAGATAA
- the LOC121222496 gene encoding polygalacturonase gives MKLSGCNLPGIIVMAFVMLNSSSTSAITNFNVLNFGAIPTGGTDSTDSFLKAWNAACGTADSTFIYVPKGRYLVGPLAFKGQCKSSQIIIRIDGTIVAPLDYGVLGKSNNWFSFEDVSGVSIIGRGTFDAKGPSLWACKASNSNSCPSGATTLSFTNSNNIRINGLKSLNSQMFHIVINGCQNVHLKGVKIIAAGNSPNTDGIHVQLSRNVEILSTSIKTGDDCISIGPGTENLWIEQITCGPGHGISIGSLAKDLKEEGVQNVTVKKTVFSNTQNGLRIKSWARPSNGYVQGVRFIDSVMKNVQNPIMIDQNYCPNNENCPGQVSGIKINDIVYEDIRGTSSTPIAIKFDCNDKNLCTGIKLQNVNLTYLNKAAQSFCSNVVGKAINLVRPNSCL, from the exons ATGAAGCTTTCTGGTTGTAATTTACCTGGAATTATTGTTATGGCCTTTGTTATGCTAAATTCAAGTTCAACATCTGCGATTACAAACTTCAATGTCTTAAACTTTGGGGCTATCCCGACTGGTGGAACCGACTCGACGGACAGTTTCCTCAAAGCATGGAATGCAGCCTGTGGTACGGCAGACTCGACCTTCATATATGTGCCCAAAGGACGGTATTTGGTTGGTCCATTGGCTTTTAAAGGCCAATGCAAAAGCTCTCAGATCATTATAAGAATCGATGGCACAATTGTGGCTCCTTTGGATTATGGAGTGCTGGGAAAATCGAATAATTGGTTCAGCTTTGAAGATGTGAGCGGTGTTTCTATAATTGGTCGAGGTACATTTGATGCTAAAGGACCTTCTCTTTGGGCTTGCAAAGCTTCCAACTCCAACTCATGTCCTTCCGGGGCCACG ACACTGAGTTTTACCAATTCCAACAACATCAGGATCAATGGATTAAAGTCTTTAAATAGCCAAATGTTTCATATTGTGATCAATGGATGCCAAAATGTGCACCTCAAAGGAGTTAAGATCATCGCTGCTGGTAATAGTCCCAATACTGATGGCATCCATGTCCAATTATCGAGAAATGTGGAAATTTTAAGCACTTCCATTAAAACTGGAGATGATTGCATCTCGATTGGTCCTGGCACTGAAAATTTATGGATTGAACAAATCACTTGTGGTCCTGGTCATGGCATTAg CATCGGAAGTTTGGCAAAGGATTTGAAAGAGGAAGGAGTCCAAAATGTTACAGTGAAAAAGACGGTTTTTTCCAACACTCAAAATGGGTTGAGAATCAAATCATGGGCTAGGCCTAGTAACGGATATGTTCAAGGGGTACGATTTATAGATTCAGTGATGAAAAATGTTCAAAATCCTATTATGATCGATCAAAATTATTGCCCTAACAATGAAAATTGCCCGGGTCAG GTTTCGGGAATAAAGATTAATGATATCGTGTATGAGGATATAAGAGGAACATCATCGACACCCATAGCTATAAAATTTGACTGTAATGACAAAAACCTGTGTACTGGAATAAAATTGCAGAATGTGAATTTGACATATCTGAACAAAGCAGCTCAATCATTTTGTAGCAATGTCGTTGGAAAAGCAATTAATTTAGTTCGACCAAACAGTTGTTTGTAA
- the LOC121222498 gene encoding protein ELC-like has protein sequence MAPPPSTPSLDSQQIQQFLSSVLSQRGPSSLPYTEDSKWLIRQHLLSLTSRYPSLQPKTATFTHNDGRSVNLLQADGTIPMPYQGVTYNIPIIIWLIESYPRYPPVVYVNPTRDMIIKRPHPHVSPSGLVSIPYLQNWIYPSSNLVDLVVNFCSAFSHDPPLYSQRRSNPNPNPPNYGQQQQPPPPRVAAAGYPPSPYGRAQPSQTEDAAEVYRRNAVNKLVEMVHGDIIKMRKEREAEMEGLFSAQGVLRKREEEVNKGLKEMQDEKEALEQQLQVVLMSTDVLAGWVRENEGKIKNLGNNNDNVHVDEVFHCADVLSKQMLDCTAADLAIEDVVYSLDKALQEGAVPFDQYLRNVRLLSREQFFHKATAAKVRAAQMQAQVASMAARAPHSNYAP, from the coding sequence ATGGCCCCACCGCCGTCTACGCCGTCGCTTGACTCCCAACAAATCCAACAGTTTCTCTCCTCCGTCCTCTCCCAACGCGGCCCTTCTTCCCTCCCTTACACCGAAGACTCCAAATGGTTGATCCGCCAACACCTCCTTTCCCTCACCTCCCGCTACCCTTCCCTCCAACCCAAAACCGCCACTTTTACCCACAACGATGGCCGCTCCGTCAACCTCCTCCAAGCCGACGGCACCATCCCCATGCCTTACCAAGGCGTCACTTACAACATCCCCATCATAATCTGGCTCATTGAATCTTACCCTCGTTACCCTCCCGTTGTCTACGTGAATCCCACGCGCGACATGATCATCAAACGCCCCCATCCCCACGTTTCTCCCTCGGGGTTAGTTTCGATCCCTTATTTGCAGAATTGGATTTACCCAAGCTCTAATCTTGTTGATTTGGTCGTTAATTTTTGCTCTGCTTTTTCCCATGATCCCCCGCTTTATTCCCAACGTCGCTCCAATCCTAACCCTAACCCGCCTAATTACGGGCAACAGCAGCAGCCACCGCCACCGAGGGTTGCTGCCGCGGGTTATCCGCCTTCGCCTTATGGCAGGGCACAGCCGTCTCAGACGGAGGATGCTGCGGAGGTTTACAGGAGGAATGCGGTGAATAAGTTGGTGGAGATGGTTCATGGAGATATAATTAAGATGAGAAAAGAAAGGGAAGCTGAAATGGAAGGGTTGTTTTCAGCTCAAGGAGTGTTGAGAAAGCGAGAGGAAGAGGTCAACAAAGGGTTGAAAGAAATGCAAGATGAAAAGGAAGCTTTGGAACAGCAATTGCAGGTTGTTTTGATGAGCACCGATGTGTTGGCTGGTTGGGTTAGAGAGAACGAAGGGAAAATTAAGAACTTGGGGAATAACAATGACAATGTCCACGTCGACGAGGTGTTTCATTGTGCCGATGTGCTATCCAAGCAAATGTTGGATTGCACGGCTGCGGATTTAGCCATCGAGGACGTCGTTTATTCGTTGGATAAAGCCCTGCAAGAAGGGGCGGTGCCATTTGATCAGTATTTGAGGAATGTGAGGTTGTTGTCAAGGGAGCAGTTCTTTCATAAGGCTACTGCTGCCAAAGTTAGGGCAGCTCAAATGCAGGCTCAGGTTGCTAGTATGGCTGCACGAGCACCGCATTCAAATTACGCCCCATGA